The proteins below come from a single Aegilops tauschii subsp. strangulata cultivar AL8/78 chromosome 6, Aet v6.0, whole genome shotgun sequence genomic window:
- the LOC109754858 gene encoding uncharacterized protein: MGAKISCSSTHRETLSQQPHHPAPVRVIAADGSLKELPASPRVAVSDVLAGEAASFFVCNSDALYFNEPPPALASDELLRPGQIYFLIPAAELGRPLSSADMAALAVRASAAIAAKSPEQRGGKKNLRVVPVREEVEDCEDVMFNEKLNERTLGEFAVSLSPVKKSNGKLAARSRLRLKRALSIIQEAAD, from the coding sequence ATGGGCGCCAAGATTTCCTGCTCTTCCACCCACCGAGAAACCCTCTCGCAGCAGCCACACCATCCGGCGCCGGTCAGGGTCATCGCCGCCGACGGCTCGCTGAAGGAGCTCCCGGCCAGCCCCCGAGTCGCCGTCTCTGACGTTCTTGCCGGCGAGGCCGCCTCCTTCTTCGTGTGCAACTCCGACGCGCTCTACTTCAACGAGCCCCCACCTGCGCTAGCCTCCGACGAGCTGCTCCGGCCGGGACAAATATACTTCCTGATCCCGGCCGCGGAGCTGGGGCGGCCGCTCTCGAGCGCCGACATGGCCGCCCTCGCCGTGCGGGCGAGCGCGGCGATCGCGGCCAAGAGCCCCGAGCAGCGCGGCGGCAAGAAGAACCTGCGCGTCGTGCCGGTGCGCGAGGAGGTGGAAGACTGCGAGGACGTCATGTTCAACGAGAAGCTTAACGAGCGGACGCTCGGGGAGTTCGCCGTGTCGCTGAGTCCGGTGAAGAAGAGCAACGGGAAGCTCGCAGCGCGGTCGCGGCTGAGGCTGAAGCGGGCTCTGAGCATCATACAGGAGGCTGCTGACTGA
- the LOC109754859 gene encoding putative pentatricopeptide repeat-containing protein At3g47840 — MCLVYGKKGGPGGETGKGGFARAVSCSRALARFASKSPAPAGRAPYRRGDTTPRSRGDWAGAQPRAGEEFQAAEGTQMVARFAPRVKPHRLGRSMWAEAAPLRPEPHPPPVFSVPPLQDLNARLKRLVQSGRLLDAQALFDGAPHRDEASYSALLAGHAAAGDVAGAMALFSRIRASSLPAADPFVLSLAFKACAAAADASHAASLHAFAVSSSAVSSVFVATALADAYAKAGRLELALRVFDEMPLKNVVSWTTLISALARAGRRHDAVRRFAEMRASGMPCDSHAFAAALTACADTGLLSRGREVHSLCAKLGFDATPYVANALATLYARCGDVHRALAAVGRMGSRDVAAWTTVISSYAQTGRAKEAILAFVAMLRDGASNAARPNEYTYAAVIAACANISCVHLGEQLHAQAAQRGFASSRSVANSLVTLYARAAGRLSAADAVFQESAAKDVVSWSAIISGYAQEGLAGEAFALFTEMRRHHCPRPNEFTLASLLSACATAASLDAGRQLHALAVAAGLEHHAMVRSALIDMYGKSGNMSDADVVFLNRTKDDVVSWTAMIVGNAEHGHSKRALELFEEMCRVGLKPDHVAFIGVLSACCHAGAVELGLRYLNAMSKSYGLEPSKEHYGCVVDLLGRAGRIDEAEELIGGMAANERDGVVWTSLLRACAARGEEQTGKKAAERVMEAEPWGAGAHVAMANLYASKGQWCEAAQERHMMKQKGVVKGVGWSSVTVGGEERGVGVFVAGDRTHPQDNLIYEMLDLIYYGVGMARYVPDQMNLASEVELMVNTYSSSYN, encoded by the coding sequence ATGTGTCTAGTTTATGGAAAAAAAGGGGGTCCAGGCGGGGAAACCGGAAAAGGAGGGTTTGCGCGGGCCGTCTCCTGCAGTCGTGCTCTCGCGCGCTTCGCCTCGAAGAGCCCAGCTCCGGCCGGTCGAGCGCCGTACCGCAGAGGAGATACCACGCCGCGCAGCCGTGGGGACTGGGCAGGAGCGCAGCCGCGGGCCGGGGAGGAGTTCCAGGCCGCCGAGGGGACTCAAATGGTGGCGCGCTTCGCTCCCCGCGTGAAACCTCATCGTCTCGGTCGGTCCATGTGGGCGGAAGCTGCTCCTCTTCGTCCCGAACCACACCCACCGCCCGTCTTCTCCGTGCCGCCACTGCAAGACCTCAACGCCCGCCTGAAGCGCCTGGTCCAGTCGGGCCGGCTCCTGGACGCGCAGGCCCTGTTCGACGGGGCGCCGCACCGCGACGAGGCCTCCTACTCCGCCCTCCTCGCCGGCCATGCCGCGGCGGGGGATGTCGCCGGCGCGATGGCGCTCTTCTCCCGCATCCGCGCATCCTCGCTCCCGGCCGCTGACCCCTTCGTGCTCAGCCTCGCGTTCAAGGCCTGCGCTGCGGCCGCCGACGCCAGCCACGCCGCGTCACTGCACGCCTTCGCCGTCAGTTCCTCGGCTGTCTCCTCCGTCTTCGTCGCCACCGCGCTGGCCGACGCCTACGCCAAGGCCGGCCGCCTCGAGCTGGCACTCagggtgttcgacgaaatgccgcTCAAGAACGTGGTCTCCTGGACCACGCTCATCTCCGCACTGGCGCGGGCCGGCCGCCGCCACGACGCGGTCCGCCGCTTCGCCGAGATGCGCGCCTCCGGCATGCCCTGCGACTCGCACGCCTTCGCGGCCGCGCTCACCGCGTGCGCCGACACCGGGCTGCTGTCGCGCGGCCGTGAGGTGCACTCGCTCTGCGCCAAGCTCGGCTTCGACGCCACGCCCTACGTCGCCAACGCACTTGCCACGCTGTACGCGCGCTGCGGGGACGTCCACCGCGCACTGGCTGCGGTCGGCCGCATGGGCTCGCGAGACGTTGCCGCGTGGACGACTGTGATATCCTCCTACGCGCAGACTGGTCGTGCCAAGGAAGCCATCCTGGCATTCGTCGCGATGCTTCGTGACGGGGCATCAAACGCGGCAAGGCCCAACGAATACACATACGCTGCAGTTATTGCTGCGTGTGCAAATATTTCGTGTGTACATCTTGGAGAGCAGTTGCACGCGCAAGCTGCACAAAGAGGGTTCGCCAGTTCGCGCTCGGTGGCCAATTCACTCGTCACACTCTATGCCCGCGCCGCCGGTCGTCTGTCAGCAGCCGATGCCGTGTTCCAGGAAAGTGCTGCCAAGGATGTTGTCTCTTGGAGTGCAATCATATCAGGCTATGCACAGGAAGGGCTTGCCGGGGAGGCTTTCGCCCTGTTTACTGAAATGCGACGGCACCATTGTCCTCGTCCGAATGAGTTTACTCTTGCCAGTCTCCTCAGTGCGTGCGCAACTGCTGCGTCATTGGACGCTGGTCGCCAACTCCATGCACTTGCTGTCGCTGCTGGACTTGAACACCATGCCATGGTCAGGAGCGCGCTCATTGACATGTATGGAAAGAGCGGCAACATGTCAGATGCTGATGTTGTATTTTTGAATCGCACGAAAGATGATGTGGTTTCATGGACTGCGATGATCGTCGGGAATGCTGAGCATGGCCACAGCAAAAGGGCACTTGAATTGTTTGAGGAAATGTGCCGTGTTGGGCTAAAGCCGGACCATGTTGCGTTCATTGGTGTGCTCAGTGCTTGCTGTCATGCTGGGGCAGTTGAGCTTGGATTGAGGTACCTCAATGCAATGAGCAAAAGCTACGGACTGGAGCCGTCAAAGGAGCACTATGGCTGTGTCGTGGATTTGTTGGGCAGAGCTGGTAGAATAGATGAGGCTGAGGAGTTGATTGGTGGTATGGCAGCTAATGAAAGAGATGGAGTTGTTTGGACATCTTTGCTTAGGGCATGTGCAGCTCGAGGGGAAGAGCAAACCGGGAAGAAAGCTGCAGAGAGGGTAATGGAGGCAGAGCCATGGGGTGCAGGAGCACATGTGGCAATGGCAAATCTATACGCCAGCAAGGGACAGTGGTGTGAGGCAGCACAAGAGAGACATATGATGAAGCAGAAAGGGGTTGTGAAAGGAGTAGGCTGGTCATCAGTCAcagttggaggggaggagaggggagTTGGGGTGTTTGTTGCAGGTGACCGGACACACCCCCAAGACAATTTGATCTATGAGATGCTTGACTTGATTTACTATGGAGTTGGAATGGCTCGGTATGTACCCGATCAGATGAATTTAGCATCTGAGGTAGAGCTAATGGTTAACACTTACAGTAGTAGTTATAACTGA
- the LOC109754860 gene encoding uncharacterized protein codes for MGAKLSCFSNHGGSLSQQPHQPAPVRVIAADGSLKELPASPRVTVSNVLGGSAASFFVCSSDALYFDQSPPALASGEVLQSGQIYFVLPAALLGRPLSSAEMASLAVRASSAIAAKKPQRRRGRLSGGRKKVRVMPMHEEVEDGEDVLLNEKLNERTLGEFAVSPMSPEKIGVVAARSRLKMKLKRALSIIQEVAE; via the coding sequence ATGGGAGCGAAGCTTTCCTGCTTCTCCAACCACGGAGGCAGCCTCTCGCAGCAGCCACACCAGCCGGCGCCTGTTAGGGTCATTGCCGCCGACGGATCGCTGAAGGAGCTCCCGGCCAGCCCACGCGTCACCGTCTCCAACGTGCTCGGCGGCAGCGCCGCGTCCTTCTTCGTGTGCAGCTCCGACGCGCTCTACTTCGACCAGAGCCCTCCGGCGCTGGCATCCGGGGAGGTACTCCAGTCGGGGCAGATATACTTCGTGCTCCCGGCGGCGTTGCTCGGGCGGCCGCTATCCAGCGCCGAGATGGCCTCGCTTGCGGTGCGAGCGAGCTCGGCGATCGCGGCCAAGAAGCCGCAGCGGAGGCGGGGGCGCCTCAGCGGCGGGAGGAAGAAGGTGCGCGTCATGCCGATGCACGAGGAGGTGGAAGACGGCGAGGATGTTCTGCTGAACGAGAAGCTTAACGAGCGGACGCTCGGGGAGTTCGCCGTGTCGCCGATGAGCCCAGAGAAGATCGGCGTGGTGGCGGCACGGTCGCGGCTGAAGATGAAGCTGAAGCGCGCTCTGAGTATCATTCAAGAGGTTGCTGAGTGA